From a region of the Brevibacterium siliguriense genome:
- a CDS encoding DAK2 domain-containing protein, producing MSNAISLNGRLAARWARRAVDRLRKERTEIDELNVFPVPDGDTGTNMYHTLRAAYLAVEELTGPVTLPQVVAALAAGAGRGARGNSGLILAVALQGVADALAGVTVATADAMATALETASDRARSAVARPVDGTMLTVLDAMATEARERADDGASLIDVIAAVRERSRSALRETTGQLTVLREAEVVDAGSTGIVELFDLLYATVTGRTPQDSMLAEVARAPKIIHEATADELEIVAVLADTPADSLAEDLDRLGGTSIVINAAKVHVHVADETTAATVIDRLGEYGVARLDMEDLRMHEEEGETKLIALVKGTGLLMHTALNGATALTPEAGDLFETMSELIAAEDREVIVIPSSTSALKSLTGLGAHVVRSRNVATLLSALAVYDPFAPAGEIFADMTEAAAGTRVGTIYSADQLASDPPTGMLPVVRDDGEARAGMGADASVGVGTAVAAHPAQFYRVFIEGRAKTQSTELRTLVEKLADRLLGAGGELLTVVHGPDCAPEVLDHLRDWIQKSHETVHFQDIDSRDPGVLVIMGVE from the coding sequence ATGAGCAACGCCATCAGCCTCAACGGTCGTCTGGCCGCACGCTGGGCCCGTCGCGCGGTCGACCGGCTGCGCAAGGAGCGCACCGAGATCGACGAACTCAACGTCTTTCCCGTCCCCGACGGCGATACAGGTACGAACATGTACCACACGCTGCGTGCCGCCTACCTCGCCGTCGAAGAGCTCACCGGCCCCGTCACTCTCCCGCAGGTCGTCGCGGCACTCGCCGCCGGAGCCGGTCGCGGTGCCCGCGGCAATTCCGGACTCATCCTCGCAGTCGCCCTCCAAGGGGTTGCCGATGCTCTGGCCGGGGTCACCGTCGCCACCGCCGACGCCATGGCCACCGCCCTGGAGACTGCATCCGATCGGGCGCGTTCCGCCGTCGCCCGCCCCGTCGACGGGACCATGCTCACCGTCCTCGACGCCATGGCCACCGAAGCCCGCGAACGCGCCGACGACGGAGCCTCCCTGATCGACGTCATCGCGGCCGTGCGCGAACGCTCCCGGTCGGCGCTGCGTGAGACCACCGGACAGCTCACGGTACTGCGCGAGGCCGAGGTCGTCGACGCCGGATCGACGGGCATCGTCGAACTCTTCGACCTCCTCTACGCCACCGTCACCGGCCGCACCCCGCAGGATTCGATGCTCGCCGAGGTGGCCCGCGCCCCGAAGATCATCCACGAAGCCACCGCCGACGAACTCGAGATCGTCGCCGTCCTCGCCGATACCCCCGCGGACTCGCTCGCCGAGGATCTCGACCGCCTCGGCGGGACCTCCATCGTCATCAACGCGGCCAAGGTCCACGTTCACGTCGCCGACGAAACGACCGCCGCGACCGTCATCGACCGCCTCGGCGAGTATGGGGTCGCCCGGCTCGACATGGAAGATCTGCGGATGCACGAGGAGGAGGGCGAGACGAAGCTCATCGCCCTGGTCAAGGGCACGGGACTGCTCATGCACACCGCGCTCAACGGGGCCACGGCGCTGACTCCGGAGGCAGGAGACCTGTTCGAAACGATGTCCGAGCTCATCGCCGCCGAGGATCGCGAGGTCATCGTCATCCCCAGCTCCACCTCGGCGCTGAAGTCCCTGACCGGACTGGGAGCGCATGTCGTGCGCTCCCGCAACGTCGCCACACTGCTCTCGGCCCTGGCCGTCTACGATCCCTTCGCCCCTGCAGGGGAGATCTTCGCGGACATGACCGAGGCGGCCGCGGGCACCAGGGTGGGCACGATCTACTCGGCCGATCAGCTCGCCTCGGACCCGCCGACTGGAATGCTGCCGGTCGTCCGCGACGACGGAGAGGCCCGTGCGGGCATGGGCGCGGATGCGAGTGTCGGTGTCGGCACAGCGGTGGCAGCTCATCCGGCGCAGTTCTACCGGGTCTTCATCGAAGGCAGAGCGAAGACCCAGAGCACGGAGCTGCGCACCTTGGTCGAGAAACTCGCCGATCGGCTGCTCGGGGCAGGGGGAGAGCTGCTCACCGTCGTCCACGGACCCGACTGTGCACCCGAGGTGCTCGACCACCTGCGCGACTGGATCCAGAAGTCACATGAGACCGTCCACTTCCAGGACATCGACTCGCGTGACCCCGGGGTGCTCGTGATCATGGGGGTCGAATGA
- a CDS encoding ATP-dependent DNA helicase RecG, which produces MTTRLEDNFRKADRTHLAKRGVHSVTDLLRFFPRRYLVPGERTELGDLPLGETAIIQAEVIRVETRRMKQRKGTITEVIVHDGKQSMKIAFFNQYWLEKSLTPGLSVVFGGKVESFRGQLTLASPVWLNRTEDDHEWTPEDLNSPFPIYPAVKGIAQSRLWSSIKTLLTVAGDEEFEDPLPKGLREAHELPDLRTALEDMHRPRKIEDVERARLRWKWEEALALQTEFAARKAILAGEKATPLLTQGAKSRRFDDDLPFTLTASQVRVGEEIAEDMAADRPMHRLLHGDVGSGKTLVALRAMLTAVDSGAQAAMLAPTEVLATQHFHSIQSLLDEQMALSPLLSDDDQVTVALMTGSMPAKDRRELAVDLVTGNIDIVVGTHALLSESTMFAALGLIVVDEQHRFGVEQREALRAKGGDTTPHTLVMSATPIPRTVAMTVFADLDISTLKEMPAGPKDIATHVVPIVDQPAWYVRVRELMRQTVEDGRGVFVVFPRIEPTDIEDPESGDVVGQKQGIEDITRKLSETPELAGLKFGLLHGRMSTAEKDRVLADFVKGDIEILVSTTVIEVGVDVARATMMVIIEAENFGVAQLHQLRGRVGRDGNSAMCFLLTEMSAEDESYGRLQAVAETLDGFALAEYDLAARGEGDVLSGSQWGGSSLRHLSILRDSEIVAEAKTLAEQIVAIDPTLEAVPALKAFIRRVLPEDDAHFIEAG; this is translated from the coding sequence ATGACGACCCGGCTCGAAGACAACTTCCGCAAAGCCGACCGCACTCACTTGGCCAAACGCGGGGTGCATTCGGTCACCGACTTACTCCGTTTCTTCCCTCGCCGGTACCTCGTGCCCGGGGAGCGCACGGAGCTCGGGGATCTGCCTTTGGGAGAGACTGCGATCATCCAGGCCGAAGTCATCCGGGTGGAGACGCGGCGGATGAAGCAGCGGAAAGGCACCATCACCGAGGTCATCGTCCACGACGGGAAGCAGTCGATGAAGATCGCGTTCTTCAATCAGTACTGGTTGGAGAAGTCGCTGACGCCGGGGCTGAGTGTCGTCTTCGGCGGCAAGGTCGAATCGTTCCGGGGGCAGCTGACCCTGGCCTCCCCGGTGTGGCTCAATCGTACCGAGGATGACCACGAATGGACCCCCGAGGACCTCAATTCTCCGTTCCCCATCTACCCGGCCGTCAAGGGCATCGCCCAATCCCGGCTGTGGAGTTCGATCAAGACCCTGCTCACCGTCGCCGGGGACGAAGAGTTCGAGGACCCCCTGCCGAAGGGGCTGCGGGAGGCTCATGAACTGCCGGATCTGCGTACAGCGCTGGAGGACATGCACCGGCCGCGGAAGATCGAGGACGTCGAACGGGCTCGGCTCCGGTGGAAGTGGGAGGAAGCGCTCGCCCTGCAGACTGAGTTCGCCGCCCGGAAGGCCATTCTGGCCGGGGAGAAGGCGACTCCGCTGCTGACCCAAGGGGCGAAGAGCCGCCGCTTCGATGACGATCTGCCCTTCACTCTCACGGCCTCCCAGGTCAGGGTCGGCGAGGAGATCGCCGAGGACATGGCCGCCGATCGGCCGATGCACCGGCTTCTGCACGGTGACGTCGGCTCCGGTAAGACCCTCGTGGCTCTGCGGGCCATGCTCACCGCGGTCGACTCCGGTGCCCAAGCCGCCATGCTCGCACCCACCGAGGTGCTCGCCACTCAGCATTTCCATTCCATTCAGAGCCTCCTCGACGAGCAGATGGCGCTGTCGCCGCTGCTGTCCGATGACGATCAGGTGACGGTGGCGCTGATGACCGGGTCGATGCCAGCGAAGGATCGTCGTGAACTCGCCGTCGACCTCGTCACCGGGAACATCGACATCGTCGTCGGAACGCATGCGCTGCTGTCGGAGTCGACGATGTTCGCAGCCCTCGGTCTCATCGTCGTCGACGAACAGCACCGCTTCGGTGTCGAACAGCGGGAAGCGCTGCGCGCGAAGGGCGGGGACACCACCCCGCACACTCTCGTGATGTCGGCGACGCCGATCCCGCGCACCGTGGCGATGACGGTCTTCGCCGACCTCGATATCTCGACCTTGAAAGAAATGCCGGCCGGGCCGAAGGACATCGCCACCCATGTGGTGCCGATCGTCGACCAACCTGCCTGGTACGTCCGGGTTCGGGAGCTCATGCGGCAGACCGTCGAGGACGGGAGGGGAGTGTTCGTCGTCTTCCCGCGAATCGAACCGACGGACATCGAAGATCCGGAGTCCGGGGACGTCGTCGGACAGAAGCAGGGTATCGAGGACATTACACGGAAGCTGTCTGAGACCCCGGAACTGGCTGGTCTGAAGTTCGGTCTGCTTCATGGGCGGATGTCGACGGCGGAGAAGGACCGGGTGCTCGCGGACTTCGTCAAAGGCGACATCGAGATCCTCGTCTCGACGACGGTCATCGAGGTCGGCGTCGACGTGGCGAGGGCGACGATGATGGTCATCATCGAAGCCGAGAACTTCGGTGTCGCTCAGCTGCACCAGCTGCGCGGACGCGTCGGCCGTGACGGCAACTCGGCAATGTGCTTCCTGCTCACCGAGATGAGTGCTGAGGACGAGAGCTATGGACGGCTGCAGGCGGTGGCCGAGACGCTCGACGGTTTCGCTCTGGCCGAATACGATCTCGCCGCCCGAGGCGAAGGCGATGTGCTCAGCGGGTCGCAGTGGGGCGGTTCTTCGCTGCGACACCTGTCGATCCTCCGCGACTCCGAGATCGTGGCCGAAGCGAAGACGCTCGCCGAGCAGATCGTCGCCATCGACCCCACTCTTGAAGCGGTGCCTGCGCTCAAGGCTTTCATCCGGCGCGTCCTGCCCGAGGACGATGCCCACTTCATCGAGGCAGGCTGA
- the rsmD gene encoding 16S rRNA (guanine(966)-N(2))-methyltransferase RsmD, whose protein sequence is MRIIAGAHKGAKLTSPSGANTRPTSDRVKESLFSMLDGYGVLQAANVLDLFAGSGGLGFEAMSRGAAQVDFVDSSLAATRALESNADKLGLDHSSEVHTGDVLHYLSGLPGQEDPESRVFDLVFMDPPYPLGEDAVTQILRRLSAHLDMESIVVVERAARSPEPTMPDGLEVFRAKTFGETAIHFVQLSGEADTDQKTAD, encoded by the coding sequence ATGAGGATTATCGCCGGAGCACACAAAGGGGCCAAGCTGACCTCCCCGTCGGGGGCGAATACCCGGCCGACGTCCGACAGGGTCAAGGAGTCGCTGTTCTCTATGCTCGACGGCTACGGAGTGCTGCAGGCGGCGAACGTCCTTGACCTCTTCGCCGGTTCCGGAGGTCTCGGTTTCGAAGCGATGTCGCGGGGAGCGGCGCAGGTCGACTTCGTCGACTCGTCCCTGGCGGCGACCCGAGCCCTGGAATCCAACGCGGACAAGCTCGGCCTCGACCATTCTTCCGAAGTCCACACCGGGGATGTGCTCCACTATCTCTCCGGTCTGCCCGGGCAGGAAGATCCGGAGTCCCGAGTCTTCGACCTCGTGTTCATGGACCCGCCCTACCCACTGGGGGAGGACGCGGTCACGCAGATCCTCCGCCGCCTGAGCGCGCACCTGGACATGGAGTCCATCGTCGTCGTCGAACGCGCCGCCCGTTCGCCGGAGCCGACGATGCCGGACGGACTTGAAGTCTTCCGTGCGAAGACCTTCGGCGAGACCGCGATCCATTTCGTCCAGCTCTCCGGGGAGGCCGACACGGACCAGAAAACGGCTGACTAG
- the ehuA gene encoding ectoine/hydroxyectoine ABC transporter ATP-binding protein EhuA, with protein sequence MPLTEKTPATPAAAGTPAIEFKDVEKSFGPTTVLKNLNFTVAPGERVTLIGPSGSGKTTILRLVMTLEELTGGFIYVDGQPLTFEERDGKRVELPKKRTREMTTRIGMVFQQFNLFPNMTVLENIIEAPVHVLGKSKAEASREAKELLERVGLADKADAHPTRLSGGQQQRVAIARALAMNPEILLLDEVTSALDPELVGDVLGVLRDIAETTDITMLLVTHEMQFARDVSHRVMMFDGGQVLEEGPPDQIFNDPQHERTRSFLSSVL encoded by the coding sequence TTGCCACTTACTGAGAAAACCCCAGCCACTCCCGCCGCCGCAGGCACACCGGCGATCGAGTTCAAGGATGTGGAGAAGAGCTTCGGGCCGACAACAGTGCTCAAGAACCTCAACTTCACGGTGGCTCCCGGCGAACGCGTCACCCTCATCGGACCCAGTGGTTCGGGCAAGACGACGATCCTGCGCCTGGTGATGACGCTCGAGGAGCTCACCGGCGGATTCATCTACGTTGACGGACAGCCGCTGACCTTCGAAGAGCGCGACGGCAAACGCGTCGAGCTGCCGAAGAAGCGCACGCGTGAGATGACCACGCGCATCGGCATGGTCTTCCAGCAGTTCAACCTGTTCCCGAATATGACCGTGCTCGAGAACATCATCGAAGCCCCCGTCCATGTGCTCGGCAAGTCCAAGGCCGAAGCGAGCAGGGAAGCCAAGGAGCTGCTCGAACGAGTGGGCCTGGCCGACAAGGCCGATGCCCACCCGACTCGTCTCTCCGGCGGTCAGCAGCAGCGTGTGGCGATCGCCCGTGCGCTGGCGATGAACCCGGAGATCCTCCTCCTCGACGAGGTCACCTCCGCCCTCGACCCGGAGCTCGTCGGTGACGTGCTCGGAGTGCTGCGCGATATCGCCGAGACCACGGACATCACGATGCTGCTGGTCACGCACGAGATGCAGTTTGCCCGCGATGTCTCACACCGGGTGATGATGTTCGACGGCGGTCAGGTGCTCGAAGAGGGTCCGCCGGATCAGATCTTCAACGATCCGCAACACGAGCGCACCCGCTCGTTCCTCTCCAGCGTGCTCTAG
- the ehuD gene encoding ectoine/hydroxyectoine ABC transporter permease subunit EhuD — MIWNWEFAAEALPILLRGFVNTLIATVVGTIIATVLGLIIAVAIRGLPRWINWIVRLLVAFVRNTPLVVQLIFVYYIFAGIPGLVDVPALVIGFIVIGIHYSTYMSESYRAGIDSVPPGQFEAATALSLPPVRTFTAVVLPQALRATIPSLGNYAVAMFKDTPFLFAISVVELVTSAQQFGAAKFAYTEAFTLAGIIFLVASYPTSLLIQRLDRRLATY, encoded by the coding sequence GTGATCTGGAACTGGGAATTCGCCGCCGAAGCGCTGCCGATCCTGCTCCGCGGCTTCGTCAACACGCTCATCGCGACCGTCGTGGGCACGATCATCGCCACGGTCCTCGGTCTCATCATCGCCGTGGCCATCCGCGGACTGCCGCGCTGGATCAATTGGATTGTCCGACTGCTCGTCGCCTTCGTCCGCAACACGCCGCTGGTCGTGCAGCTGATCTTCGTCTACTACATCTTCGCGGGCATACCGGGCCTGGTCGATGTTCCGGCGCTCGTCATCGGCTTCATCGTCATCGGAATCCACTATTCGACGTACATGTCCGAAAGCTACCGTGCCGGGATCGATTCGGTGCCGCCGGGCCAGTTCGAGGCTGCCACCGCACTGTCCCTGCCGCCGGTGAGGACCTTCACCGCGGTCGTGCTGCCGCAGGCTCTGCGTGCGACCATCCCCTCGCTGGGAAACTACGCAGTCGCGATGTTCAAGGACACACCGTTCCTGTTCGCGATTTCCGTGGTCGAGCTCGTCACCTCGGCGCAGCAGTTCGGAGCAGCGAAATTCGCCTATACGGAAGCCTTCACTCTGGCCGGAATCATCTTCCTCGTCGCCAGCTACCCGACCTCATTGCTCATTCAGAGATTGGACCGACGCCTTGCCACTTACTGA
- the ehuC gene encoding ectoine/hydroxyectoine ABC transporter permease subunit EhuC — protein sequence MTENLTTLLNFLPQLWEGVRVTIILTVVGSLGAVIIALALGLAMTSTHAWLRVPARIIVEFFRGTSLLVQLFWLFYVFPLLGVELDPMICGIGALALNYGAYSAEVVRSSITTVDKGQWEAAIALSLSPSRRMIRVIFPQAWALMIPSLATLLIQLLKGTAVVSFITLQDLTDKITQLRQSTNDTYFAFTVGLIIYFVIAWLLQELMNFLERRATAALGRRRPNSRTDRREARRLAREDSVRKDRLASHTAAGEGANRGRGTDPGSGPFPGQGGAL from the coding sequence ATGACCGAAAACCTCACGACGTTGCTGAACTTCCTCCCACAATTGTGGGAGGGAGTTCGGGTGACGATCATCCTCACGGTCGTCGGAAGCCTCGGTGCCGTCATCATAGCGCTCGCTCTCGGGCTCGCGATGACGTCCACGCACGCGTGGCTGCGAGTTCCTGCCCGGATCATCGTCGAATTCTTCCGCGGCACTTCCCTGCTCGTGCAGCTGTTCTGGCTGTTCTACGTCTTCCCGCTCCTCGGCGTCGAGCTCGATCCTATGATCTGCGGCATCGGAGCGCTGGCGCTCAACTACGGCGCCTATTCCGCCGAGGTGGTCCGTTCCTCGATCACCACCGTCGACAAAGGGCAGTGGGAGGCCGCGATCGCCCTCAGCCTCTCACCGTCCCGACGGATGATCCGCGTGATCTTCCCGCAGGCCTGGGCCCTGATGATCCCGTCGCTGGCCACACTGCTCATTCAGCTGCTCAAGGGCACCGCGGTCGTCTCATTCATCACTCTCCAGGACCTCACCGACAAGATCACGCAGCTGCGTCAGTCCACGAACGACACGTACTTCGCCTTCACCGTCGGCCTCATCATCTATTTCGTCATCGCCTGGCTGCTCCAGGAGCTCATGAACTTCCTCGAACGCCGAGCCACGGCGGCGCTGGGGCGCCGGCGTCCGAACTCGCGCACCGATCGTCGAGAGGCCCGTCGACTCGCCCGCGAGGATTCCGTGCGCAAGGACCGTCTGGCCTCCCATACTGCCGCTGGCGAAGGCGCGAACCGCGGACGCGGGACAGATCCCGGATCAGGGCCCTTCCCCGGACAGGGAGGAGCCCTGTGA
- the ehuB gene encoding ectoine/hydroxyectoine ABC transporter substrate-binding protein EhuB: protein MKLKGLAAATSILALTLTLGACGGSDSDKSTLQKAIDDGKISVGFAGEAPYSFEEGGELQGASVALAKAVFKELGVDDVEGVNTEFGSLIPGLNAERFDAISAGMSILPDRCEQAAFGDPEFMYTTALMTKKGEQEGMKSLDDVKEKGLKLATMTGAIESDYAESLGIKSQQVGTPQDGMDAVTTGRADVFALTGISLNWMAKNNKDADVEVSESFVQEIDGVPQVGAGATVFRTGDDELRDEWNKALEKIVSDEKSYLDIVGDYGFTKEERPDGSITTDQLCKGELPTADS from the coding sequence ATGAAACTCAAAGGACTGGCCGCCGCGACTTCGATTCTCGCGCTGACGCTGACCCTCGGTGCCTGCGGCGGAAGCGACTCGGACAAGTCGACTCTGCAGAAGGCCATCGACGACGGAAAGATCTCCGTCGGCTTCGCCGGTGAAGCCCCATACAGCTTCGAGGAGGGCGGCGAACTCCAGGGAGCGTCCGTGGCGCTGGCCAAGGCCGTGTTCAAGGAGCTCGGCGTCGACGACGTCGAAGGCGTCAACACCGAGTTCGGCTCCCTCATCCCAGGTCTCAACGCCGAGCGCTTCGACGCGATCTCTGCCGGAATGTCGATTCTTCCCGACCGCTGCGAACAGGCCGCCTTCGGCGACCCCGAGTTCATGTACACCACGGCTCTGATGACGAAGAAGGGCGAGCAGGAAGGGATGAAGTCCCTCGACGACGTCAAGGAGAAGGGCCTCAAGTTGGCCACAATGACCGGTGCCATCGAGTCCGACTACGCGGAGAGCCTGGGCATCAAGTCTCAGCAGGTCGGCACCCCACAGGACGGCATGGACGCTGTGACGACCGGGCGCGCCGATGTCTTCGCCCTCACGGGGATCTCGCTCAACTGGATGGCGAAGAACAACAAGGACGCCGACGTCGAAGTCAGCGAATCCTTCGTCCAGGAGATCGATGGAGTCCCGCAGGTCGGAGCGGGTGCCACTGTGTTCCGTACCGGTGACGACGAGCTGCGCGACGAATGGAACAAGGCACTGGAGAAGATCGTCTCCGACGAGAAGTCCTACCTCGACATCGTCGGGGACTACGGCTTCACGAAGGAGGAGCGCCCTGACGGTTCGATCACGACCGATCAGCTCTGCAAGGGCGAACTTCCCACCGCTGACTCCTGA
- a CDS encoding GntR family transcriptional regulator, with the protein MTNPPTSELPVLRKVVRASTIDLIVDQIRNAIYSGSLEPGQSINEVRTAELLEVSRPSLREALQRLISESVMTHAPGRGVHVRRMRTADIDDVYAVREAIESQAVKLVIRQGRSTSRIRQGLRELEHAIAENAARTIGDADLNFHHSIVACSGSRRLTDLMKVSMVHTRLLSLSDKRGYEVRCDLIDSHRKLAEAVAAGDERRSLAIVARIMAEAASRLHGPGDGFDAQVVKGHDGETLADDQWLQLRDA; encoded by the coding sequence GTGACGAATCCTCCGACTTCCGAGCTGCCGGTACTGCGCAAAGTGGTCCGTGCCTCGACGATCGACCTCATCGTCGATCAGATCCGCAATGCCATCTATTCCGGTTCCCTCGAGCCCGGTCAGTCGATCAACGAAGTGCGTACGGCCGAGCTGCTCGAGGTGTCGCGACCGTCTCTGCGGGAGGCTCTGCAGCGTCTTATCAGCGAAAGCGTGATGACGCATGCTCCCGGACGTGGTGTGCATGTCAGGCGGATGCGCACCGCCGATATCGACGACGTCTACGCCGTCCGTGAGGCGATTGAATCGCAGGCGGTCAAGCTCGTCATCCGGCAGGGGCGGTCCACTTCACGGATTAGGCAGGGGCTGCGAGAACTCGAGCACGCCATCGCGGAGAACGCGGCGCGCACGATCGGGGACGCGGACCTCAACTTCCACCATTCGATCGTCGCGTGCTCCGGATCGAGGCGGCTGACCGACCTCATGAAGGTCTCGATGGTCCACACCCGCCTGCTGTCGCTGTCCGATAAGCGCGGCTACGAGGTCCGGTGCGACCTCATCGACAGCCACCGCAAACTCGCCGAGGCGGTCGCCGCCGGTGATGAGCGTCGTTCCCTGGCCATCGTCGCCCGGATCATGGCCGAGGCGGCCTCGCGACTGCACGGACCCGGAGACGGTTTCGATGCGCAGGTCGTCAAAGGCCACGACGGCGAGACACTTGCCGACGATCAGTGGCTGCAGCTGCGTGATGCGTGA
- the coaD gene encoding pantetheine-phosphate adenylyltransferase — protein MKVVCPGSYDPITMGHLDIIARSSRMFEEVVVAVVHNPSKSGRFDPEVRADLIRRSLAEDERTQSAQNITIDLVSGGLLVDYCTRIGAPAVVKGLRSGTDFAYELPMALMNKHLSELETIFVPGDPKFEHVSSSLIKEVHGGGGNIEGLVPTSVLAALRSDAAVDDSAR, from the coding sequence ATGAAGGTCGTCTGCCCCGGTTCCTATGACCCGATCACCATGGGTCATCTCGATATCATCGCCCGCAGCTCTCGGATGTTCGAAGAGGTCGTCGTAGCGGTCGTCCACAATCCCTCGAAGTCCGGTCGCTTCGACCCGGAAGTCCGCGCGGACCTCATCCGCCGTTCCCTGGCCGAGGACGAACGCACTCAGAGCGCGCAGAACATCACGATCGACCTCGTCTCCGGAGGACTTCTCGTCGACTACTGCACCAGGATCGGCGCCCCCGCCGTCGTCAAGGGCCTGCGCTCGGGCACCGACTTCGCCTACGAACTGCCGATGGCGCTGATGAACAAGCACCTGTCCGAGCTCGAGACGATCTTCGTCCCCGGCGATCCGAAGTTCGAACACGTCTCCTCCTCGCTCATCAAGGAAGTCCACGGAGGCGGCGGGAACATCGAAGGCCTCGTCCCCACCTCGGTGCTGGCGGCCCTGCGGAGCGATGCGGCCGTCGACGACAGCGCCCGCTGA
- a CDS encoding MFS transporter produces the protein MDAATPANRAWFPGLVIHTVLAHATYNGVRVLISYRTLELGGSGFVLGLMTAVYSLVPLLTALFVGRLVDRGYATAVLWTGTVLSVLPVALAAMAPNLGVLLIATMSLGIGQLLTTVASQALIPQSFPAAQMTSKFGHLTLGVSIGQTVGLPMAGMVADATSGDTAITSALWFMTAVSALTLIAAVIVMLRGRTPHVSRADAAEGAQSPWALLSLRGMKPAIFASMATLAAVDLMTAYLPLIGQQNGLSVTTVTWLLALRTLSSVVSRLFIGSLTARWRDLSLLWTASAMAGVSVILIPIFSQPWMLGVLLTVAGFCFGLTQPLTMSWVSALADAKNRAAVLSIRLAGNRLSQVAIPSAASALTVLAGSGIVFTMSGALLILAGGVTWRNHHERW, from the coding sequence ATGGACGCAGCGACTCCAGCCAACCGGGCCTGGTTCCCAGGCCTCGTCATCCATACCGTGCTCGCGCACGCCACCTACAACGGCGTCCGCGTCCTCATCTCCTACCGCACCCTCGAACTCGGCGGATCGGGATTCGTCCTCGGCCTGATGACAGCCGTGTACTCCCTCGTCCCGCTGCTCACCGCACTCTTCGTCGGCCGCCTCGTCGATCGGGGCTACGCCACTGCGGTGCTGTGGACGGGAACGGTCCTGTCCGTCCTGCCTGTCGCGCTTGCGGCCATGGCCCCCAACCTCGGGGTGCTCCTCATTGCGACGATGAGCCTCGGCATCGGACAGCTGCTGACCACGGTCGCCTCCCAGGCGCTCATCCCGCAGAGCTTCCCGGCGGCCCAGATGACCTCGAAGTTCGGCCACCTCACCCTCGGCGTCTCGATCGGTCAGACCGTCGGACTGCCGATGGCGGGAATGGTCGCTGATGCCACTTCGGGCGATACGGCGATCACGAGCGCACTGTGGTTCATGACCGCAGTCTCCGCGCTCACCCTCATCGCCGCCGTCATCGTCATGCTCCGCGGCCGGACTCCGCACGTCTCCCGCGCCGACGCGGCCGAAGGTGCGCAGTCACCGTGGGCGCTGCTGTCGCTGCGAGGGATGAAGCCTGCGATCTTCGCGTCTATGGCCACGCTCGCCGCCGTTGACCTGATGACCGCCTACCTGCCGCTCATCGGTCAGCAGAACGGACTGTCCGTGACCACGGTGACGTGGCTGCTCGCCCTGCGCACCCTCTCCTCGGTGGTCTCACGGCTCTTCATCGGAAGCCTCACGGCCAGGTGGCGGGACCTGTCTCTGTTGTGGACCGCCTCGGCGATGGCCGGCGTCAGCGTCATACTCATCCCGATCTTCAGCCAGCCGTGGATGCTCGGAGTGCTGCTCACGGTCGCGGGATTCTGCTTCGGGCTCACCCAGCCGCTGACCATGTCGTGGGTGTCCGCACTGGCCGATGCGAAGAATCGGGCCGCGGTGCTCTCGATCCGCTTGGCGGGCAACCGACTCAGCCAGGTCGCCATCCCATCGGCCGCCTCGGCGCTGACGGTCCTCGCCGGCTCCGGGATCGTGTTCACGATGTCCGGGGCGCTGCTCATCCTCGCCGGGGGAGTGACCTGGCGCAATCATCACGAACGATGGTGA
- a CDS encoding YceD family protein → MNAGATSSNAPGGRGMKNRSEFVYDLRSMGLLGHPGEWERVNTTLSAPADLKIEVIGVAEGSPLTLELMFESVSEGIYVSGTVSATARGEDARTLEPIELPIDVDIQEMYVYEQAEGDEDSYVIDRDQLDLEPAIRDAVVMALPFNPSRDASEEFSYTLGEDLEVDEDESESPFASLKNLLEEKKES, encoded by the coding sequence GTGAACGCAGGAGCGACATCCTCAAACGCACCAGGAGGACGGGGCATGAAGAACAGATCTGAATTCGTCTATGATCTCAGGTCCATGGGATTGCTCGGTCATCCGGGTGAGTGGGAACGGGTGAACACCACCTTGTCGGCTCCAGCGGATCTCAAGATCGAAGTGATCGGGGTTGCGGAAGGTTCACCACTGACGCTCGAGCTGATGTTCGAGAGTGTGTCGGAGGGGATCTACGTGTCGGGGACAGTCTCGGCGACGGCCCGCGGCGAAGACGCGAGGACGCTCGAACCCATCGAGTTGCCTATAGATGTCGACATCCAGGAGATGTACGTCTATGAGCAGGCCGAAGGGGACGAGGACTCCTACGTCATCGACCGGGATCAGCTCGACCTCGAGCCCGCGATCAGAGACGCCGTCGTGATGGCTCTGCCGTTCAATCCCTCACGGGATGCGAGCGAGGAGTTCAGCTACACCCTGGGGGAGGACCTCGAGGTGGACGAGGACGAATCCGAATCGCCGTTCGCATCATTGAAGAATCTGTTGGAAGAGAAGAAAGAGAGCTAG